One Methanobrevibacter sp. genomic window carries:
- a CDS encoding zinc ribbon domain-containing protein gives MSKFCKNCGEELVDSAKFCKNCGINLETMEDNPYVKNVNQFKVESGENKHSFAVIIGYVCAVIMPLIGLIISIYLLTRDSENAKKHGKYVLIVTLIVWVLSVLSIFH, from the coding sequence ATGTCAAAATTTTGTAAAAACTGTGGAGAGGAATTGGTAGACTCAGCTAAGTTTTGCAAGAACTGCGGAATAAACCTCGAAACTATGGAAGACAATCCGTATGTGAAAAATGTCAATCAGTTTAAGGTTGAAAGCGGTGAAAATAAACATTCATTTGCAGTGATAATAGGTTATGTATGTGCTGTTATAATGCCGTTGATAGGTTTGATAATTTCAATCTATCTTTTAACCAGAGATTCTGAAAATGCCAAAAAACATGGAAAATATGTGCTGATAGTAACTTTAATTGTATGGGTTTTGTCAGTTCTCTCAATTTTCCACTAA
- a CDS encoding methanogenesis marker 16 metalloprotein, whose amino-acid sequence MTTRSIGHINQKIENGEANIYTAEEFKKLINKGDTPSFDEVDVVTAGTCGVMSGTAAILNFIVSQPGEFIRAREVFLNGIPAYAGPCPNEWLGALDVILHGTTHSIDDDNYGGGFLLKELLEGKPIDVRVESVEGKTIENTITIDDIGRGQIIGTRMAFKNYTAFVNSYNDPISSIFSGIPLEGKLSGMTFSGCGALNPLQNDVPHNVIKEGCRFLLNGAEGYILGDGTRSSAEKPNLMLTADYKQMDPYYIGGYKTGQGGEVYDTVAIPIPVINEEVYNNLLITDEDVKLPVAEIKGRHLPVGETNYYEMWKDYDLRPQYDRTACSKCDTCTVERVCPTNAFKDERLNPALCFGCGLCAHYCRHDAFEMNTGEVELEINGKNVNIPIVCRQSDRLRGNKLSLKLKKLIENNEFKL is encoded by the coding sequence TTGACAACTAGAAGTATCGGCCATATCAATCAAAAGATTGAAAACGGCGAAGCTAACATATATACGGCAGAAGAGTTTAAAAAACTCATAAATAAAGGTGACACACCAAGTTTCGATGAGGTTGATGTTGTAACTGCAGGAACATGCGGAGTAATGAGTGGTACAGCAGCGATACTTAACTTCATCGTATCACAACCTGGAGAATTCATAAGGGCCCGTGAAGTATTCCTTAACGGAATTCCGGCATATGCAGGACCATGTCCGAATGAATGGCTTGGGGCATTGGATGTAATTCTTCATGGAACAACACATTCAATAGATGACGATAACTATGGTGGTGGATTCCTTCTCAAGGAACTGCTTGAAGGAAAACCAATCGATGTGCGTGTTGAAAGTGTTGAAGGAAAAACTATCGAAAATACGATTACAATTGATGATATTGGAAGAGGTCAAATAATCGGAACACGTATGGCATTTAAAAACTACACTGCATTTGTAAATTCATATAATGATCCTATAAGCTCAATATTTTCAGGAATTCCTCTTGAAGGTAAATTATCAGGTATGACATTTTCAGGATGCGGTGCACTAAACCCTCTTCAAAATGATGTACCTCACAATGTGATTAAAGAAGGATGCAGATTCCTGTTAAATGGTGCTGAAGGTTATATTTTAGGGGATGGAACACGTTCCAGTGCTGAAAAACCAAACCTTATGCTGACAGCTGACTATAAACAGATGGATCCGTATTACATTGGAGGATATAAGACAGGGCAGGGCGGAGAAGTCTATGATACTGTTGCAATACCTATTCCTGTTATAAATGAGGAAGTCTACAATAACTTGCTCATAACGGATGAGGATGTGAAATTGCCTGTAGCTGAAATCAAGGGTCGTCACTTGCCGGTCGGTGAAACAAACTATTATGAAATGTGGAAGGATTATGATTTAAGACCTCAATATGACAGAACTGCATGTTCAAAGTGTGACACATGTACAGTGGAAAGAGTATGCCCTACAAATGCGTTTAAGGATGAAAGACTTAACCCCGCATTATGTTTCGGCTGCGGATTATGTGCACATTACTGCAGGCATGATGCCTTTGAGATGAACACCGGAGAAGTGGAACTTGAAATCAACGGCAAAAATGTCAATATTCCGATTGTTTGCAGACAGTCAGACAGACTTAGAGGAAATAAATTGTCCTTGAAACTTAAGAAATTAATTGAAAATAATGAGTTTAAATTATAG
- a CDS encoding helicase C-terminal domain-containing protein gives MWQYSNYSKISPEVERHFPFKNPRKDQLETISEIVYAIDKGYRYIVLEAGTGTGKSAIAATLSSIYESSYILTVTKQLQDQYMDDFSNLSLVKGRKNFRCRRDLDLTCDEGKCILEADACENPKTDCDYYIQKFQALNSKTVISNYHYMFLELNYVGDFTKRQLLICDEAHNLENTIMGQLKLEFLMDDLRDYLKFDVTDEILYELENGDYDTWILFIQEVKNLYEKELDKIANVNKPHLIEKISFIKKEISDCNRFIENITYDPYSWVFDYDSDYEVIEFKPLKIDNYAKNTLLRYGDVCIFMSATILDYKFFSRCLGLNDDEVYPIRRKSPFDLTRNPIKQVDEFNLSHKTIRQNAPKTVEVVKSILKKHENEKGIIHTVSGQCRDYLIDNLLDSRLIEHNTQNRVEQLEKFKNSNDASVLISPSMNEGVDLPGDLCRFQILYKLPYPDLADKQIRLRANADEDWYNYKTALSLIQTYGRGMRSHDDYCVTYFIDSRIREFIKKDKFLPDSFKYLLKQNTLDD, from the coding sequence ATGTGGCAGTATAGTAACTATTCAAAAATAAGTCCTGAAGTTGAAAGGCATTTTCCATTTAAAAATCCCAGAAAAGACCAATTGGAGACAATTTCAGAAATCGTCTATGCAATCGATAAGGGTTACAGATACATAGTTCTGGAAGCGGGGACAGGTACAGGAAAATCTGCCATTGCTGCAACATTATCATCAATTTATGAATCATCGTACATTTTAACCGTCACCAAACAACTGCAGGACCAGTATATGGATGATTTTTCAAATCTGAGCCTTGTAAAAGGAAGGAAAAATTTCCGATGCAGAAGGGATTTGGATTTGACATGTGATGAAGGAAAATGCATACTTGAAGCTGATGCATGTGAAAATCCAAAAACAGACTGCGATTATTATATTCAAAAGTTTCAGGCATTAAACTCCAAAACAGTCATTTCCAATTATCACTACATGTTTTTGGAACTTAATTATGTTGGAGATTTTACCAAAAGGCAATTACTGATTTGTGATGAGGCCCATAATCTTGAAAATACGATAATGGGTCAGCTGAAACTTGAATTTTTAATGGATGATTTAAGGGATTATCTCAAGTTTGATGTAACCGATGAGATTCTCTATGAATTGGAAAACGGGGATTATGACACATGGATTTTATTTATACAGGAGGTAAAAAACCTGTATGAAAAGGAATTGGATAAAATTGCCAATGTCAATAAGCCACATCTGATTGAAAAGATATCATTCATTAAAAAGGAAATAAGCGACTGTAATCGTTTCATTGAAAACATTACCTATGATCCCTACAGTTGGGTGTTCGATTATGATTCGGATTATGAGGTAATTGAATTTAAACCATTGAAAATTGATAACTATGCAAAAAACACCTTGCTTCGCTATGGTGATGTATGTATTTTTATGAGTGCAACAATCCTTGACTATAAATTCTTTTCCAGATGTCTGGGTTTAAATGATGATGAAGTATATCCGATAAGACGTAAATCTCCCTTTGATTTGACAAGAAATCCTATAAAACAAGTGGATGAATTCAATCTGTCACATAAAACAATCAGGCAAAATGCTCCAAAAACTGTGGAAGTGGTTAAATCCATTTTAAAAAAACATGAAAATGAAAAAGGAATTATCCATACTGTAAGCGGTCAGTGCAGGGATTATCTGATTGATAATCTCTTAGATTCCCGTTTGATAGAACACAACACCCAAAATCGTGTAGAGCAGCTTGAGAAATTCAAGAATTCAAATGATGCCAGCGTTTTGATTTCGCCGTCAATGAATGAGGGTGTGGATTTGCCAGGTGATTTGTGTCGTTTTCAGATATTGTATAAATTGCCATATCCTGACCTGGCAGATAAGCAAATACGCTTAAGGGCAAATGCTGATGAGGATTGGTATAATTATAAAACGGCATTGAGCCTGATTCAAACTTATGGAAGGGGAATGAGGTCACATGATGATTATTGCGTAACCTATTTCATCGATTCAAGGATTAGGGAATTTATTAAAAAGGATAAATTCCTACCAGATTCATTTAAATATCTTTTAAAACAAAATACTCTTGATGACTAA
- a CDS encoding AAA family ATPase, producing MLEWTICTNCGKVLDNSKTTCPACNKKTDKLDIDFLKNHLTNLTFIIKTLDIQLVKDSCPQIKAQNAPLEVLILDDLFKYFSFLGLGDGKITDNELDFINELLQTSYTSQDILNLTDDELGKVPVSFECLHELDVFAQEFDMTGVKSCNELFESYKFLGKFFITVDGKLDSEVLEKYNHYIAGLEEELGDYLFDDYEINYTFDKPEKEEVEEEKHSLDEYMDELNKLIGLSKVKKDVNSLINLVQIRKLRKERGITQPPMSLHLVFSGNPGTGKTTVARLLSKIYHEIGLLSKGHLIETDRSGLVGGYVGQTAIKTKDVISQAMGGILFIDEAYSLASTSENDYGQEAIDTILKAMEDNRDDLIVIVAGYPQLMDRFLHSNPGLESRFNKFIYFEDYNAEELYEIFWLMCDEANLTLDSAGDEYIKQYFANLYEHKSPNFANGRAVRNFFEEVITAQANRLAPKENITDEELNTLTYEDFLIEE from the coding sequence ATGTTGGAATGGACTATTTGTACAAACTGCGGTAAAGTTTTAGATAATTCAAAAACAACTTGTCCGGCTTGTAATAAAAAAACAGATAAATTGGATATTGATTTTTTAAAAAATCATTTGACAAATTTAACTTTTATAATCAAAACATTGGATATTCAGCTGGTTAAGGATAGCTGTCCCCAAATCAAGGCTCAAAATGCGCCACTTGAAGTGCTTATTCTGGACGATTTATTTAAGTATTTCAGCTTTTTGGGTCTGGGTGATGGAAAAATAACAGATAATGAACTGGATTTTATAAACGAACTGCTTCAAACAAGCTACACATCCCAAGACATATTGAACCTCACAGATGATGAACTCGGGAAGGTGCCGGTATCATTTGAATGCCTGCATGAACTGGATGTGTTTGCACAGGAATTTGACATGACTGGTGTCAAGTCCTGCAATGAACTTTTTGAATCATACAAATTCCTGGGCAAGTTTTTCATAACCGTGGATGGAAAACTGGACTCGGAAGTGCTTGAAAAATACAATCATTATATCGCCGGACTGGAAGAGGAGCTGGGAGACTATTTATTTGATGACTATGAAATCAACTATACTTTTGATAAACCTGAAAAGGAAGAAGTTGAGGAAGAAAAACACAGTCTGGATGAGTATATGGATGAGCTAAACAAACTGATAGGCTTAAGCAAGGTTAAAAAGGATGTCAACTCATTGATAAATCTTGTGCAGATTAGAAAACTAAGAAAAGAACGTGGCATAACTCAACCGCCGATGAGCCTGCATTTGGTGTTCAGCGGAAATCCCGGAACCGGAAAAACCACAGTTGCAAGACTGCTTTCAAAAATATATCATGAAATCGGTCTTTTGTCAAAGGGACATCTTATAGAAACCGACAGGTCAGGGCTTGTCGGAGGTTATGTGGGTCAAACTGCAATAAAAACAAAAGATGTAATCTCACAGGCAATGGGAGGCATATTATTCATTGATGAAGCTTATTCTCTTGCATCAACATCAGAAAATGATTACGGTCAGGAGGCAATTGACACAATTTTAAAGGCAATGGAAGATAATCGTGACGATTTGATTGTGATAGTAGCAGGATATCCTCAGTTGATGGACAGGTTCCTGCATTCAAATCCCGGTTTGGAGTCAAGATTCAACAAGTTCATATATTTTGAAGACTATAACGCAGAAGAGTTGTATGAAATATTCTGGCTCATGTGTGATGAGGCAAACCTGACACTCGATTCTGCAGGGGATGAATATATAAAACAGTACTTCGCCAATTTATATGAACACAAATCCCCAAACTTTGCAAATGGAAGGGCTGTAAGAAACTTCTTTGAAGAGGTCATAACCGCTCAGGCAAATAGGCTGGCTCCAAAGGAAAACATAACAGATGAAGAGTTGAATACATTAACCTATGAGGACTTTTTAATTGAGGAATAA
- the hdrB gene encoding ferredoxin:CoB-CoM heterodisulfide reductase subunit HdrB produces MMKNVPDNDLLLFRSCLVSVEYPGVEASTKYVFEKLGIDYAISDKQTCCTGLGHYSDVFSQLDTTAIGARNFRLAREMGRPNLVMMCATCYAINKKSVKLLNKKDDLRCKINQLFDENGLSHLKYEKDDLKPTENIFHVVDILYGKKDEIKNHIKYDLSEYKIATHHGCHYCKVHYEDTIGGVRDPNIIDELIEECGCETIGWYDHKRATCGTGFRQRYSNPELSFTATADKMNAIADEDVDILVHLCPNCHIQFDRYQHLISKREGRNFRAIHLNIAQFIALAMGGDFDRVIGVKAHTTPIDSVIKDLKEVEK; encoded by the coding sequence ATCATGAAAAATGTTCCAGATAATGATTTGCTTTTGTTTAGAAGCTGTCTTGTGAGCGTTGAATATCCTGGTGTTGAAGCATCAACAAAATATGTATTTGAAAAACTGGGAATTGATTATGCAATTTCAGACAAACAGACATGCTGCACAGGACTTGGCCATTACTCAGATGTGTTCTCACAGTTGGATACAACAGCCATCGGAGCACGTAACTTCCGTCTTGCACGTGAAATGGGAAGGCCTAATCTGGTTATGATGTGTGCAACATGCTATGCAATAAACAAGAAATCAGTTAAACTGTTAAATAAAAAGGATGATTTGAGATGCAAAATCAATCAGCTGTTTGATGAGAACGGTTTAAGTCATCTGAAATATGAAAAGGATGACCTCAAACCGACTGAAAACATTTTCCATGTTGTGGATATATTATACGGTAAAAAGGATGAGATTAAAAATCATATCAAATATGATTTAAGTGAATACAAGATAGCAACTCACCATGGATGCCATTACTGCAAGGTGCATTATGAAGATACAATTGGTGGTGTAAGAGATCCGAATATCATTGATGAGCTGATTGAGGAATGTGGCTGTGAAACTATCGGATGGTATGACCATAAAAGGGCAACCTGCGGAACAGGATTCAGACAAAGATATTCAAATCCTGAGCTGTCTTTTACAGCAACAGCTGATAAAATGAATGCAATAGCTGATGAGGATGTTGATATTCTTGTTCATTTATGTCCGAACTGCCATATACAGTTTGACAGGTATCAACACTTAATAAGTAAAAGAGAGGGTAGGAATTTCAGAGCAATACATTTGAATATTGCTCAGTTCATTGCACTTGCAATGGGTGGTGACTTTGATAGGGTAATAGGTGTTAAGGCACATACAACTCCAATTGATTCTGTAATTAAGGATTTAAAGGAGGTTGAAAAATGA
- a CDS encoding SseB family protein, protein MTNHKHLRVVIEDIYANNNELTEELTLRLINEFRYSNLYIPAKRDEFTLNFIIYEDDNGLKLTPLFTDPDEFNKFFKGEEDIELMQNSFELYQNVLMTSDIDGYILNPATEKYVFSKEFILDIKNIPKTNFYSTNTYSIDELKALKDSRNEDLEDFIKNPQNVGNYEALFEKMSQSNLLTLMVSDVDLSLKAKDGVISMMDSGPLAQMFTDNVGGVYATVFSSEDKLKEVSTDKFTYSQVINLSMLVNFVLSEDMDGIVLNPDSDNVLIPRVTLLRYSLGFEKFANDEKLSNSIYYMFLMQ, encoded by the coding sequence ATGACTAATCACAAACACTTAAGAGTAGTTATAGAAGATATCTACGCAAATAACAATGAACTGACCGAAGAGCTGACATTAAGACTAATTAATGAATTCAGGTATTCAAACTTGTATATTCCAGCTAAAAGGGATGAATTTACATTAAATTTCATAATTTATGAGGATGACAATGGCCTGAAACTCACTCCTCTTTTTACAGATCCTGATGAGTTCAATAAATTCTTTAAGGGTGAGGAGGATATCGAGCTGATGCAGAACTCTTTTGAGTTATACCAGAATGTTCTGATGACAAGTGACATTGATGGATATATCCTAAATCCTGCAACTGAAAAGTATGTATTCAGCAAAGAGTTCATTTTGGATATTAAAAACATACCTAAAACCAATTTTTACTCTACAAACACATATTCCATTGATGAGCTAAAGGCATTAAAGGATTCAAGAAATGAAGATTTGGAAGATTTCATCAAAAACCCTCAAAATGTAGGCAATTATGAGGCGCTATTTGAAAAGATGTCCCAATCCAATCTGTTGACTTTGATGGTCAGTGATGTTGATTTGTCCTTGAAGGCTAAGGATGGTGTCATTTCCATGATGGATTCCGGTCCTTTAGCACAGATGTTTACAGATAATGTCGGAGGAGTTTATGCAACAGTCTTTTCAAGTGAGGACAAGCTCAAAGAAGTAAGCACTGATAAATTCACATATTCTCAGGTTATAAATCTTTCAATGCTTGTTAATTTTGTTTTATCAGAGGATATGGATGGAATTGTTTTAAACCCTGACAGTGACAATGTCTTGATTCCAAGGGTCACATTGCTCAGATATTCTTTGGGATTTGAGAAATTTGCCAATGATGAAAAGTTATCAAATTCAATATATTACATGTTTTTAATGCAGTAA
- the hdrC gene encoding ferredoxin:CoB-CoM heterodisulfide reductase subunit HdrC, with amino-acid sequence MTAQQKITDSPIDFAEDIIGDVKNSRDDGVLKCVQCGMCTSTCPAARHSDYNPREIIERVLDGDVSIIEDDNIWNCFYCYTCHSVCPVGNSVCEVNQILKQFAIAHNIGFDKLYEYMGFADSYFTAAIGAIPEIFFEDIDRDVPGWWDFRQNLDEIRDELELDPPLMPPEDVIDEVSKILTITGFKSKIERIRASQEDES; translated from the coding sequence ATGACTGCTCAACAGAAGATTACAGACTCACCAATTGATTTTGCAGAAGACATAATCGGGGATGTTAAAAATTCAAGAGATGACGGAGTTCTGAAGTGCGTTCAGTGTGGAATGTGCACATCAACATGTCCTGCTGCAAGACACTCTGATTATAATCCTCGTGAAATAATCGAAAGAGTACTGGATGGTGATGTATCCATCATTGAAGATGACAATATCTGGAACTGTTTTTACTGTTATACCTGTCACAGTGTATGTCCTGTTGGAAACAGCGTATGTGAAGTCAACCAGATATTAAAGCAGTTTGCAATAGCTCACAATATTGGTTTTGATAAGTTATATGAATACATGGGATTTGCAGACTCATACTTCACAGCGGCAATTGGAGCAATACCTGAAATATTCTTTGAAGACATTGACCGAGACGTGCCGGGATGGTGGGATTTCAGACAGAATCTGGATGAAATCCGTGACGAATTGGAACTTGACCCACCTTTGATGCCTCCTGAGGATGTTATTGATGAGGTCAGTAAAATATTGACAATCACCGGTTTTAAATCAAAAATCGAAAGAATAAGAGCTTCACAGGAGGATGAATCATGA
- the comA gene encoding phosphosulfolactate synthase translates to MKAFEFLSKKREEKPRKSGITMVLDKGLGLETASSLMDISGEYVDYLKFGWGTSIIHDEEIIKAKVRMYKSHQITPYTGGTLFELAYMNDKLDEFFSRAQELGFEAIEISDGSIPLPHEEKLNCIKLARKNGFEVLSEVGKKDPNLDKELSLDDRIEYMQKELDSGSSLIIVEAREGGKNIGIFDKSGNAKEDEIDYILDNFDGSKLLWEAPNKDQQVFFILKLGNTVNLGNVSSDDITSLETLRQGLRGDTVGKI, encoded by the coding sequence TTGAAAGCTTTTGAATTTTTATCTAAAAAAAGAGAAGAAAAACCAAGAAAATCCGGAATAACCATGGTTCTTGACAAAGGACTGGGCCTTGAAACAGCAAGCAGTCTGATGGATATTTCCGGTGAATACGTAGACTATCTGAAATTCGGATGGGGAACATCAATCATTCACGATGAAGAAATAATAAAAGCAAAAGTCAGGATGTACAAGTCCCATCAGATTACTCCATATACAGGAGGAACATTATTTGAACTTGCATATATGAATGATAAGTTGGATGAATTTTTCAGCCGTGCACAGGAATTGGGCTTTGAGGCAATTGAAATATCAGACGGGTCCATACCTCTGCCACATGAAGAAAAGCTGAACTGCATAAAACTTGCAAGGAAAAACGGATTTGAAGTTTTATCAGAAGTGGGCAAAAAAGACCCTAATCTTGACAAGGAACTGTCACTTGACGACAGAATAGAATATATGCAAAAGGAATTAGACTCAGGATCATCATTAATCATTGTAGAAGCCAGAGAAGGTGGAAAAAATATCGGAATCTTTGATAAATCGGGCAATGCAAAGGAAGATGAAATAGACTATATACTGGATAACTTCGACGGAAGCAAACTTTTATGGGAAGCGCCAAACAAGGACCAGCAAGTCTTTTTCATACTCAAGCTTGGAAACACAGTAAACTTGGGCAATGTTTCCAGTGATGATATAACTTCTCTTGAAACCTTAAGACAGGGTTTAAGAGGAGATACTGTTGGTAAAATATAA
- a CDS encoding UPF0058 family protein, translating into MYKDEMIQMHQFLVYVLKYLAEDDQISNDCSEYISLKISPHHIHKTKAEHKHAIFVLCKIISEIIADREDNPIPENVRNSLSDLVVRSQNELHAS; encoded by the coding sequence ATGTATAAAGACGAAATGATACAAATGCACCAATTTTTAGTATATGTTTTAAAGTATTTAGCAGAAGATGACCAAATTTCAAATGACTGTAGTGAATATATCTCCCTGAAAATAAGTCCCCATCACATTCATAAGACAAAAGCCGAACATAAACATGCTATTTTTGTTCTATGTAAGATTATTTCTGAAATAATTGCTGATAGGGAAGATAATCCTATTCCTGAAAATGTTCGCAATTCATTATCTGACCTGGTTGTCAGATCACAAAATGAACTTCATGCGTCCTAA
- a CDS encoding 2,3-diphosphoglycerate synthetase: protein MKSLSKMLCLVDGEHYLPVTQEAIDTLNNLEHIDIRGAVFIGGTEKLRDDSEESYSEKLGIPVQFAKDKDIPYDIIVEMIRKYDIDTVFDLSDEPILDYPKRFKIACKVLNEGISYEGPDFKFDPTSQYEIMEKPSITILGTGKRIGKTAVSGFVARLIDKNGYEPCVIAMGRGGPEEPEIVHGEELEINAEFLLEQSEKGVHAASDHWEDALMSRILTIGCRRCGGGMAGEVFLTNMKKGAHLANEVDSKFAIFEGSGAAIPPIKTNKKIALIGANQPIENLTTYFGPYRVALGDLVILTMCEEPMCSESKIREIEEFVSEINPDATVISTVFRPKPLDNIEGKKVLFATTAPEDVKDKLVEYLENNYNCEVVGTTAHLSNRPLLREDMQKYMDKADVMLTELKAAAVDVATQDAIAHGLEVVYCDNIPVAISDSYPDLSESVINLVDSAIDDFNQSS from the coding sequence ATGAAATCGTTAAGCAAAATGCTCTGTCTGGTTGATGGTGAACATTATCTGCCAGTTACTCAAGAGGCAATAGATACATTAAACAATTTAGAACACATTGATATCAGGGGCGCAGTATTCATAGGAGGGACAGAAAAACTGAGGGACGATTCTGAAGAGTCCTATTCTGAAAAGCTCGGAATACCTGTTCAGTTTGCAAAAGACAAGGACATACCATACGACATCATTGTTGAAATGATAAGAAAGTATGATATTGATACTGTCTTTGATTTAAGTGACGAACCTATTCTCGACTATCCCAAAAGATTCAAGATAGCCTGCAAAGTCCTGAATGAGGGAATATCATATGAAGGACCTGACTTTAAATTCGATCCGACTTCACAATATGAGATTATGGAAAAACCTTCAATCACCATTCTTGGAACCGGTAAAAGAATAGGAAAAACTGCAGTTTCCGGTTTCGTTGCACGTCTCATTGACAAAAACGGTTATGAACCGTGCGTAATTGCAATGGGAAGAGGAGGACCTGAAGAACCTGAAATCGTTCATGGAGAAGAATTGGAAATCAATGCAGAATTTTTACTCGAACAGTCTGAAAAGGGAGTTCATGCTGCAAGTGATCACTGGGAAGATGCACTGATGAGCAGAATTTTAACAATTGGCTGCAGACGTTGCGGAGGAGGAATGGCCGGTGAAGTGTTTTTAACCAATATGAAAAAAGGAGCACACCTTGCCAATGAAGTTGACTCCAAATTTGCAATTTTTGAAGGAAGCGGTGCTGCAATACCTCCAATAAAAACCAACAAAAAGATAGCTCTGATTGGCGCAAACCAACCAATAGAAAACCTGACCACATATTTCGGACCATATCGTGTTGCTTTAGGTGATCTGGTTATTCTGACAATGTGTGAAGAGCCAATGTGCAGTGAAAGCAAGATACGAGAAATAGAAGAGTTTGTAAGTGAAATAAACCCTGACGCAACAGTGATTTCAACTGTGTTTAGACCTAAACCATTAGACAATATTGAAGGCAAAAAGGTTTTATTTGCAACCACAGCTCCTGAAGACGTAAAGGACAAGCTTGTAGAATATCTTGAAAACAATTACAACTGTGAAGTTGTAGGCACAACCGCTCACCTGTCCAACAGACCTCTGCTTCGTGAGGATATGCAAAAATATATGGACAAGGCAGATGTCATGCTGACCGAGCTTAAAGCGGCTGCTGTTGATGTTGCAACACAGGATGCAATAGCACATGGCCTTGAAGTGGTCTACTGTGATAACATTCCTGTTGCAATCAGCGATTCATATCCTGATTTATCTGAATCTGTTATTAATTTGGTGGATTCTGCAATTGATGATTTTAACCAATCATCATAA
- a CDS encoding UPF0280 family protein has protein sequence MEIDIGETHIRLKSDLENHNLKEYISSIRVDLKRYIAHNQDFLLSMDAIENEDDDLPLIIQKMYESSYLADVGPMACVAGTISELSLDYLIRHHSKNSIVENGGDIALINDRKILCGIYSNNQILGNNIAFEIKKRNHPLGICTSSGKIGHSISLGMSDSVTVLSHSPSIADGLATRIANEASGESGEVKVSNALECADNYREFFDGVLIICDDNVGTVGRLPKIVETSKFEFNQI, from the coding sequence ATGGAAATTGACATTGGCGAAACTCATATAAGACTGAAAAGTGACTTGGAAAATCATAATTTAAAGGAGTATATATCATCCATTAGAGTCGATTTAAAACGCTACATTGCTCATAATCAGGATTTTTTACTTTCTATGGATGCAATTGAAAACGAAGATGATGATTTGCCCTTAATCATTCAAAAAATGTATGAATCTTCTTATTTGGCTGATGTGGGGCCTATGGCCTGTGTTGCAGGTACGATTTCTGAGTTGTCTCTTGATTATTTAATTCGTCATCATTCAAAAAATTCTATTGTAGAAAATGGCGGTGACATTGCACTTATAAATGACCGAAAAATTTTATGTGGTATTTATTCCAATAATCAGATTTTGGGCAATAATATAGCTTTTGAAATAAAAAAAAGAAATCATCCTCTGGGAATTTGCACTTCATCCGGGAAAATTGGCCATTCCATCAGTTTAGGCATGTCAGATAGCGTTACTGTACTGTCACATTCACCTTCTATTGCCGATGGGCTTGCAACACGCATTGCCAATGAAGCTTCAGGCGAGTCTGGTGAGGTGAAAGTTTCTAATGCCCTTGAGTGTGCGGATAACTATCGTGAGTTTTTTGATGGTGTTTTGATTATATGCGATGATAATGTCGGAACTGTCGGAAGACTTCCCAAAATTGTGGAAACCTCTAAATTTGAATTTAATCAAATTTAG